The following are encoded in a window of Halosolutus halophilus genomic DNA:
- a CDS encoding SpoVR family protein — MSNSDRFRKQAIATDLEEPVTEARNLAQKLGLEPYPVKYWIVDYDEMNELIAYGGFQSRYPHWRWGMQYDKQQKQGQYSGGKAFEIVNNDNPAHAFLQESNTLADQKAVITHVEAHSDFFSNNEWFGLFTRGQADEAQVNAAAMLERHARAIDEYMSDPEIDRAEVEKWVDHCLSLEDNIDQHRVFERRLDIDGPVEKIDEDLAEKLDELDLSDEIKGEVFDDEWVEKLEAEDGPVNFPEEPQKDVLAFVREYGKQYDEEAGRGVEMEPWQRDILDMMRAEAYYFAAQKMTKVMNEGWAAYWESLMMADEAFAGDDEFLNYADHMAKVLASPGLNPYSLGFELWEYVENTTNRREVLERLLRVEGISWRNLTDVVDFDEVLETLEPPKALDTIGPETLDELEDVPERWIDHDALERARAGEIDVEKYPWKVLTYEGLARRHYSLVKRQHRGFLGRINQNELERIGRYLFDDARYSSVQEALDDVEFAAGWDRMFDVRESHNDVTFLDEFLTEEFITENDYFTYEHSEATGQFHVASDAADDVKKKLLLQFTNFGKPTIAVYDGNYNNANELLLGHQYNGVMLDLGQARETLKRIFELWGRPVNLLTIVKEVDDHDIEVAKRRNREPEPEERGKLLRYDGDEVTMEDVPWEEVEHLAADDVDYDTKPDEWLA, encoded by the coding sequence ATGAGTAATTCGGATAGATTCCGCAAACAGGCGATCGCGACCGATCTCGAGGAACCGGTGACGGAGGCCAGGAACCTGGCCCAGAAGCTCGGCCTCGAACCGTACCCGGTCAAGTACTGGATCGTCGACTACGACGAGATGAACGAACTCATCGCCTACGGCGGGTTCCAGTCGCGGTACCCGCACTGGCGGTGGGGAATGCAGTACGACAAACAGCAAAAGCAGGGCCAGTACAGCGGCGGCAAGGCCTTCGAGATCGTCAACAACGACAACCCGGCCCACGCCTTCCTCCAGGAGTCGAACACGCTAGCCGACCAGAAGGCCGTCATCACCCACGTCGAGGCCCACTCCGACTTCTTCTCGAACAACGAGTGGTTCGGCCTGTTCACGCGCGGCCAGGCCGACGAGGCGCAGGTCAACGCCGCGGCCATGCTCGAACGCCACGCCCGCGCGATCGACGAGTACATGTCCGATCCCGAGATCGATCGAGCCGAGGTCGAGAAGTGGGTCGATCACTGTCTCTCGCTGGAGGACAACATCGACCAGCACCGGGTGTTCGAGCGACGACTCGACATCGACGGGCCGGTCGAGAAGATCGACGAGGACCTCGCGGAGAAACTGGACGAACTCGACCTCTCCGACGAGATCAAGGGCGAAGTGTTCGACGACGAGTGGGTCGAGAAACTCGAGGCCGAGGACGGCCCGGTGAACTTCCCGGAAGAGCCCCAGAAGGACGTCCTCGCGTTCGTCCGCGAGTACGGCAAACAGTACGACGAGGAGGCCGGCCGCGGGGTCGAGATGGAGCCGTGGCAGCGCGACATCCTCGACATGATGCGGGCGGAAGCGTACTACTTCGCCGCCCAGAAGATGACGAAGGTCATGAACGAGGGATGGGCGGCCTACTGGGAGTCGCTGATGATGGCCGACGAGGCCTTCGCCGGCGACGACGAGTTCCTCAACTACGCCGATCACATGGCGAAGGTGCTCGCCTCGCCCGGACTCAATCCCTACAGCCTCGGCTTCGAACTCTGGGAGTACGTCGAGAACACGACGAACCGACGGGAAGTGCTGGAGCGACTGCTCCGCGTCGAGGGAATTTCGTGGCGGAATTTGACGGACGTCGTCGACTTCGACGAGGTACTCGAGACGCTCGAACCGCCGAAGGCGCTCGATACGATCGGTCCGGAGACCCTCGACGAACTCGAGGACGTCCCGGAACGGTGGATCGACCACGACGCGCTCGAGCGTGCCCGTGCGGGCGAGATCGACGTCGAGAAATACCCCTGGAAGGTGCTCACCTACGAGGGGCTGGCCCGCCGCCACTACTCGCTGGTCAAGCGCCAGCACCGGGGCTTCCTCGGGCGGATCAACCAGAACGAACTCGAGCGGATCGGCCGGTACCTGTTCGACGACGCGCGGTACTCCTCGGTTCAGGAGGCGCTGGACGATGTGGAGTTCGCCGCCGGCTGGGACCGGATGTTCGACGTGCGCGAGAGTCACAACGACGTCACCTTCCTCGACGAATTCCTCACGGAGGAGTTCATCACGGAGAACGACTACTTCACGTACGAACACTCCGAGGCGACCGGCCAGTTCCACGTGGCCAGCGACGCCGCCGACGACGTGAAGAAGAAGCTCCTCCTCCAGTTCACCAACTTCGGGAAGCCGACGATCGCGGTCTACGACGGCAACTACAACAACGCCAACGAACTCCTGCTGGGCCACCAGTACAACGGCGTCATGCTCGACCTGGGACAGGCCCGGGAGACGCTCAAACGGATCTTCGAGCTGTGGGGGCGGCCGGTGAACCTGCTGACGATCGTCAAGGAGGTCGACGACCACGACATCGAGGTCGCCAAGCGTCGCAATCGCGAGCCGGAGCCGGAAGAGCGCGGCAAGTTGCTCCGGTACGACGGCGACGAGGTCACGATGGAGGACGTCCCCTGGGAGGAGGTCGAACACCTCGCCGCCGACGACGTCGACTACGACACGAAACCCGACGAGTGGCTCGCCTGA
- a CDS encoding adaptin domain-containing protein encodes MDGDGGEAVEGSRDADAFDLPSVLAQLDDRDPTSQRRAVRRIRETIDEEPSLCLPTVPKLRALLGRPSIEFHDAIALTLAELAEESAADVAPSVDEIVSFAVDNGTDPATRELLRCLEAVATERPEAVVDHADAIVDVLEERQGYDRWGLRLLATLSIEHPAAVEPAVPLLTDALATEPEANGVSALSALGRLARSDAGTPSLEFVDDAVALIDHEDGTLRNNAIGCLGDVAHHNPSAVEDACPQIATALESDDPNTRANAAVTIARVAAGVESAVEPAREQLFALLDDDHAHVRANACLALGHGGVDEAADRLATVERDDPDPNVRERASWAVDRLV; translated from the coding sequence ATGGATGGAGATGGGGGCGAGGCCGTCGAGGGGAGTCGCGACGCGGACGCGTTCGACCTGCCGTCGGTGCTCGCACAACTCGACGACCGCGACCCGACCAGTCAACGGCGAGCCGTCCGGCGGATTCGAGAGACGATCGACGAGGAGCCGTCGCTCTGTCTCCCGACCGTGCCGAAACTCCGGGCGTTACTCGGTCGGCCGTCGATCGAGTTCCACGACGCGATCGCACTCACCCTGGCCGAACTCGCCGAAGAATCGGCCGCCGACGTCGCACCGTCGGTCGACGAAATCGTCTCGTTCGCCGTCGACAACGGGACGGACCCGGCGACGCGGGAGTTGCTGCGCTGTCTCGAGGCCGTCGCGACGGAGCGACCGGAGGCCGTCGTCGATCACGCTGACGCGATCGTCGACGTGCTCGAGGAGCGTCAGGGGTACGATCGCTGGGGACTGCGCCTACTCGCGACCCTGTCGATCGAACACCCGGCGGCGGTCGAACCTGCAGTCCCGCTCCTGACGGACGCACTCGCGACGGAGCCGGAGGCGAACGGGGTGTCTGCCCTGTCCGCCCTCGGACGGCTCGCCCGATCGGATGCGGGCACGCCGTCACTCGAGTTCGTCGACGACGCCGTAGCGCTGATCGATCACGAGGACGGGACGCTCAGGAACAACGCGATCGGCTGTCTCGGCGACGTCGCCCACCACAACCCGTCGGCGGTCGAGGACGCGTGTCCGCAGATTGCGACGGCACTCGAGAGCGACGATCCGAACACGCGCGCGAACGCCGCCGTCACGATCGCCCGCGTGGCCGCCGGAGTCGAATCGGCCGTCGAGCCAGCACGAGAGCAACTGTTCGCGTTGCTCGACGACGACCACGCACACGTCCGGGCGAACGCGTGTCTCGCGCTCGGCCACGGCGGCGTCGACGAGGCGGCCGATCGACTCGCGACCGTCGAACGCGACGATCCGGACCCGAACGTCCGCGAGCGGGCCTCGTGGGCCGTCGATCGGCTGGTATAG
- a CDS encoding YeaH/YhbH family protein, translating into MGLRDDLERFREVGEERREDLADFIQYGDLGRSKPGEINIPVKIVSLPEFEYDQRDQGGVGQGDGDTPDVGQPVGQPQPQPGDDDGDGDEPGEDGGEHEYYEMDPEEFAQELDEELGLDLDPKGKKVIEEKEGPFTDLTRTGPDSTLDFERMFKEGLKRKLAMDFDEEFLEEVCKVEGFGPRDVFEWARGENIPVSMAWIEEAYDEVPEDERDAWASIEELEENVERQTVQQQIRREGIKHVPFRREDERYRYPEIIEEKEKNVVVVNIRDVSGSMREKKRELVERTFTPLDWYLQGKYDNAEFVYIAHDADAWQVERDEFFGIRSGGGTKISSAYELAEQLLEEYPWNDWNRYVFAAGDSENSSNDTEERVIPLMEEIPANLHAYVETQPSGNAINATHAEELERYFGTDSDDVAVAYVNGKADVTDAIYEILSTEGEEDE; encoded by the coding sequence ATGGGACTGAGAGACGACCTCGAACGATTCCGTGAAGTCGGCGAGGAGCGCCGCGAGGACCTCGCCGATTTCATCCAGTACGGCGACCTCGGACGCAGCAAACCCGGCGAGATCAACATCCCGGTCAAGATCGTCTCGCTCCCGGAGTTCGAGTACGATCAGCGCGACCAGGGTGGCGTCGGTCAGGGCGACGGCGACACCCCCGACGTCGGCCAGCCGGTCGGACAGCCCCAGCCACAGCCCGGCGACGACGACGGCGACGGCGACGAACCCGGCGAGGACGGCGGCGAGCACGAGTACTACGAGATGGACCCCGAAGAGTTCGCCCAGGAACTCGACGAGGAACTCGGCCTCGACCTCGACCCGAAGGGCAAGAAGGTCATCGAGGAGAAGGAGGGTCCCTTTACGGACCTCACCCGAACCGGCCCCGACAGCACGCTCGACTTCGAGCGGATGTTCAAGGAGGGGCTCAAACGCAAACTCGCGATGGACTTCGACGAGGAGTTCCTGGAAGAGGTCTGCAAGGTCGAGGGATTCGGACCCCGAGACGTCTTCGAGTGGGCCCGCGGCGAGAACATTCCGGTCTCGATGGCCTGGATCGAGGAGGCCTACGACGAGGTTCCCGAGGACGAGCGCGACGCGTGGGCCTCGATCGAGGAACTCGAGGAGAACGTCGAGCGCCAGACCGTCCAGCAGCAGATCCGCCGGGAGGGGATCAAACACGTCCCCTTCCGCCGGGAGGACGAACGCTACCGCTACCCGGAGATCATCGAGGAGAAAGAGAAGAACGTCGTCGTCGTCAACATCCGCGACGTCTCGGGTTCGATGCGCGAGAAGAAGCGCGAACTCGTCGAGCGGACGTTCACGCCGCTGGACTGGTACCTCCAGGGCAAGTACGACAACGCCGAGTTCGTCTACATCGCCCACGACGCCGACGCGTGGCAGGTCGAACGCGACGAGTTCTTCGGCATCCGCAGCGGTGGCGGGACGAAGATTTCGAGCGCATACGAACTCGCCGAACAACTGCTGGAGGAGTACCCCTGGAACGACTGGAACCGGTACGTCTTCGCGGCGGGCGACTCCGAGAACTCGAGCAACGACACCGAGGAACGGGTCATTCCGCTGATGGAGGAGATTCCGGCCAACCTCCACGCCTACGTGGAAACCCAGCCGAGCGGCAACGCGATCAACGCCACCCACGCCGAGGAACTGGAACGGTACTTCGGCACCGACTCCGACGACGTCGCAGTGGCCTACGTCAACGGCAAAGCGGACGTGACCGACGCGATCTACGAGATCCTCTCGACGGAGGGTGAAGAAGATGAGTAA
- the arsN2 gene encoding arsenic resistance N-acetyltransferase ArsN2 produces the protein MSDGPITLQRADESTLPYVETLLTENDLPSADVRSKPECFYVGYDGDDPIGVGGIEPYGIDGLLRSLVVERSARGNGLGTALYEALEATARGDGIDALYLLTTTAPEFFATHGYVEIDRTDAPAAIRGTTEFDELCPASATCMRKSL, from the coding sequence ATGAGCGACGGACCGATTACGCTCCAGCGGGCCGACGAGAGTACGCTTCCGTACGTCGAAACCCTGCTGACGGAGAACGACCTACCGTCGGCGGACGTGCGATCGAAACCCGAGTGTTTCTACGTCGGGTACGACGGCGACGATCCGATCGGCGTCGGTGGCATCGAACCGTACGGGATCGACGGACTGCTCCGATCGCTCGTCGTCGAACGGTCGGCCCGCGGAAACGGACTCGGAACGGCGCTCTACGAGGCGCTGGAGGCCACTGCCAGGGGCGACGGGATCGACGCACTGTACCTGCTCACGACGACCGCCCCCGAGTTCTTCGCGACCCACGGGTACGTGGAGATCGATCGCACCGACGCGCCCGCCGCGATCCGGGGGACGACCGAGTTCGACGAACTCTGTCCCGCGTCGGCCACCTGTATGCGGAAGTCGCTGTAG